The following proteins are encoded in a genomic region of Nicotiana sylvestris chromosome 4, ASM39365v2, whole genome shotgun sequence:
- the LOC138890564 gene encoding uncharacterized protein: MSKPVLSDRLARCYLQFQQFEIVYVPQKAVKGQALADFLADHPILDDWELSDEFPDEDAMVIEIQPPWKMYFDGAAHREGAGTGIVFITSQGEVLPYSFTLTQRCSNNVAEYQTLILGLEMAVDIKQLQLQFFGDSKLVINQILGSYEVKKPELVPYHKYAQRLVSWLGEVTIQHVLRKENKRVDALAALASTLSLPNQTQVAVCQRWVVPPPNDYEEEESEVEHIASALEVEIKDWRQPLIDYLCYGILPENP, from the coding sequence ATGTCTAAACCAGTCCTAAGTGATCGATTAGCGAGGTGTTACctccagtttcaacaatttgaaattgTGTATGTTCCTCAAAAGGCagtaaaaggacaagcattagcAGACTTCCTAGCTGACCATCCGATTCTAGATGATTGGGAGTTATCTGATGAATTTCCTGATGAAGATGCAATGGTCATAGAAATTCAGCCTCCTTGGAAGATGTATTTTGATGGCGCTGCACATCGTGAAGGAGCTGGCACTGGAATAGTGTTTATCACTTCTCAAGGAGAAGTTTTGCCCTATTCTTTCACTCTGACACAACGGTGCTCTAATAATGTTGCtgaatatcaaacactcatacttgggcttgaaatggctgTGGATATCAAACAATTGCAATTACAATTTTTTGGAGATTCCAAGTTAGTGATCAATCAGATTTTGGGTAGCTATGAGGTCAAGAAGCCAGAGTTGGTGCCATATCACAAATATGCTCAAAGATTGGTAAGTTGGCTTGGAGAGGTAACTATTCAACACGTGCTGAGAAAGGAAAATAAGAGAGTTGATGCATTAGCAGCCTTAGCTTCTACATTATCTTTGCCTAATCAGACACAAGTCGCCGTTTGCCAAAGATGGGTAGTCCCTCCACCAAATGACTATGAGGAAGAAGAAAGCGAAGTTGAGCATATTGCTTCTGCTCTTGAGGTTGAAATTAAAGACTGGCGACAACCATTAATAGATTATCTTTGTTACGGTATATTGCCGGAAAATCCTTGA
- the LOC138890565 gene encoding uncharacterized protein translates to MDELCESHLMIQGPWIHENKVVSSTYHQCLKYCEDGVGKKIVVDDKPFTEAKSYFADTKFYLKNYVSKVGKVDDVILTKSVAKRVDVTTSKENITVEKDQVLHDRNKMNKASSSKKVTHVLRYVPKARKVEDPSFELQDKVLRDLTIPIKRIDAIKSSTKLLKGFVKSLSHNSLLNLALPTKHTDEGFDPDAYKLLAKVVYDHNEPSKLGKLPPKPSNPTQKMMMEKGYPLKQSHEGFGYKQPPIIRISIKRDEDAKDAPPELEEGVKTTVDALKEVNLGVVEDPKPTYISASLTGDEESKYIELLKEFKDVFAWSYKEMSGLDPKVDVHHLAVKRGACPRKQAQRRFRPELVSLIETEVNKLIKAGFVREVKYPTWISSIVPVRKKNGQIRVCVDFRDLNNACPKDEFPLPIPELMIDATTGYEAMSFMDGSSGYNQIRMAPEDEELTAFCTPKSIYCYKVIPLDLKNAGATYQRAMQNIFDGMLHKMWSVMLTTW, encoded by the exons ATGGATGAACTATGTGAAAGTCATTTGATGATTCAAGG gccatggatacacgagAACAAAGTAGTTTCATCCACCTACCATCAATGCTTGAAATACTGTGAAGATGGGGTCGGAAAGAAGATAGTTGTTGATGATAAGCCCTTTACCGAGGCTAAATCATACTTTGCCGATACAAAATTCTACTTAAAGAATTATGTCTCAAAGGTGGGTAAGGTTGATGATGTGATATTGACCAAAAGTGTTGCAAAGAGGGTTGATGTCACAACTAGCAAGGAAAATATTACAGTTGAAAAAGATCAGGTGCTTCATGATAGGAACAAGATGAATAAGGCATCTTCAAGTAAGAAAGTGACTCATGTTCTTCGCTATGTCCCAAAGGCAAGGAAGGTCGAAGATCCATCTTTTGAATTACAAGATAAGGTGTTAAGAGACTTGACCATTCCTATCAAGCGAATTGATGCAATTAAATCGTCTACAAAGTTGCTTAAAGGGTTTGTCAAATCATTAAGCCACAATTCGCTTCTAAATCTAGCACTTCCTACAAAGCACACAGATGAGGGCTTTGACCCAGATGCCTACAAGTTGTTAGCAAAAGTTGTATATGATCACAACGAACCATCCAAGTTGGGAAAGCTCCCGCCTAAACCTTCAAACCCTACTCAAAAGATGATGATGGAGAAAGGGTACCCACTGAAGCAATCACATGAAGGATTTGGTTACAAACAACCCCCAATAATTCGTATCTCCATTAAAAGG GATGAAGACGCTAAAGATGCACCACCAGAGCTTGAAGAAGGGGTGAAGACAACGGTTGATGCACTAAAAGAAGTCAATCTCGGAGTAGTTGAAGATCCAAAGCCCACATATATAAGTGCCTCTCTAACTGGTGATGAAGAGAGCAAATATATTGAGCTACTTAAGGAGTTCAAAGACGTATTTGCTTGGAGCTACAAAGAAATGTCAGGTTTAGACCCCAAGGTCGATGTTCATCATCTTGCTGTCAAACGAGGTGCTTGTCCTCGAAAGCAAGCACAACGTCGCTTCAGACCTGAACTGGTTTCCTTGATTGAAACCGAAGTTAACAAGCTTATTAAGGCTGGTTTTGTTCGTGAAGTTAAATATCCTACATGGATTTCAAGCATCGTCCCTGTAAGAAAGAAGAATGGCCAAATCCGAGTTTGTGTTGACTTTAGGGACCTAAATAATGCTTGTCCTAAGGATGAATTTCCTCTTCCTATCCCTGAGCTCATGATTGATGCAACAACTGGATATGAGGCGATGTCTTTCATGGATGGTTCATCTGGATATAATCAAATTCGCATGGCACCGGAGGATGAAGAACTTACTGCCTTTTGTACCCCTAAAAGTATATACTGCTACAAGGTAATACCTTTAgatttgaagaatgctggtgctacaTATCAACGTGCCATGCAAAATATTTTTGATGGCATGCTTCATAAAATGTGGAGTGTTATGTTGACGACTTGGTAG